A part of Myxococcus landrumus genomic DNA contains:
- a CDS encoding DUF3108 domain-containing protein, producing MSSLRPLLATWLLLCSSGTAWAQLPDTEADKPDADKPADTHAAAPIEEPPLTVEPCAQALPALRMPLTFMPGEVLEFDLDAMGAQAGKMTLRVQKQQNGQIPVLAEAQTNSFFSKVRRVRGSATTWLHPRTLRPRRYVEDATENELRRKVEVAFTHKDRAIKVDYQIGQRNKGQFNYTYDKDGLDVAGSIYLLRQLPLEENMNVCFDVYGVRRLWRMQGQVLKKEQVTTPLGQFNAWHLSGIAVRLDRPKQKREVHVWISDDARRLPLAAVGTLDLGTVRATLTGVSRPGEKRQEAGPGKEEMKW from the coding sequence ATGAGCTCCCTGCGCCCCCTGCTCGCGACCTGGTTGCTGCTGTGCTCCAGCGGCACCGCCTGGGCCCAGCTTCCAGACACGGAGGCCGACAAGCCCGACGCCGACAAGCCCGCTGACACCCATGCGGCGGCCCCCATCGAGGAGCCTCCGCTCACCGTCGAGCCCTGCGCCCAGGCCCTCCCCGCGCTGCGCATGCCGCTGACGTTCATGCCCGGTGAGGTGCTCGAGTTCGACCTGGATGCCATGGGCGCCCAGGCGGGGAAGATGACCCTGCGCGTCCAGAAGCAACAGAACGGACAGATACCCGTGCTGGCGGAGGCACAGACCAACTCCTTCTTCTCCAAGGTCCGCCGCGTCCGAGGCAGCGCCACCACCTGGCTCCACCCGCGCACGTTGCGTCCCCGGCGCTACGTGGAAGACGCGACGGAGAACGAGCTGCGCCGCAAGGTGGAGGTCGCCTTCACGCACAAGGACCGCGCCATCAAGGTCGACTACCAGATTGGCCAGCGCAACAAGGGACAGTTCAACTACACCTACGACAAGGATGGCCTCGACGTCGCGGGCTCCATCTACCTGCTGCGCCAGCTCCCGCTCGAAGAGAACATGAACGTCTGCTTCGACGTCTACGGCGTGCGCAGGCTGTGGCGGATGCAGGGACAGGTCCTCAAGAAGGAACAGGTGACCACCCCGTTGGGGCAGTTCAACGCGTGGCACCTGTCGGGAATCGCCGTGCGCCTGGACCGCCCGAAGCAGAAGCGCGAGGTCCACGTGTGGATCTCCGACGACGCCCGGCGGCTGCCCCTGGCCGCCGTCGGCACCCTGGACCTGGGCACCGTGCGCGCCACCCTCACCGGCGTGAGCCGCCCCGGCGAGAAGCGACAGGAGGCCGGCCCCGGCAAGGAAGAGATGAAGTGGTGA
- a CDS encoding YggS family pyridoxal phosphate-dependent enzyme — MGSQIAERLASVRARVAEACVRAGRPVESVTLVAVSKLKPAALIREAYAAGQRDFGENYAQELRDKAAELADLEGLRWHAIGPLQTNKVKYVAKVAHAFHALERLEVARELSKRREGTTPLPCYVEVNVGGESTKSGLEPSALPEFLTQVRALPGLELVGLMSLPPPTDDEARALGYFQALRDLARQHGLPQLSMGTTHDFELAIQAGATQVRVGTALFGERT; from the coding sequence ATGGGTTCGCAAATCGCGGAGCGGTTGGCGTCGGTGCGAGCACGCGTGGCCGAGGCCTGTGTGCGGGCGGGCCGGCCCGTGGAGTCGGTGACGTTGGTCGCCGTGTCCAAGCTGAAGCCGGCGGCCCTCATCCGGGAGGCCTACGCGGCGGGTCAGCGCGACTTCGGGGAGAACTACGCCCAGGAGCTGCGGGACAAGGCCGCGGAGCTGGCCGACCTGGAAGGTCTTCGCTGGCACGCCATCGGTCCGCTCCAGACGAACAAGGTGAAGTACGTGGCCAAGGTGGCCCACGCCTTCCACGCGCTGGAGCGACTGGAGGTGGCGCGCGAGCTGTCCAAGCGGCGCGAAGGCACCACGCCCCTGCCCTGCTACGTCGAGGTCAACGTGGGCGGCGAGTCCACCAAGTCCGGCCTCGAGCCCTCCGCGCTGCCGGAGTTCCTGACGCAGGTGCGGGCGCTGCCGGGCCTGGAGCTGGTGGGGCTCATGTCGCTGCCCCCGCCCACCGACGACGAGGCGCGTGCGCTCGGGTACTTCCAGGCGCTGCGGGACCTGGCGCGGCAGCACGGCCTGCCCCAGTTGTCCATGGGCACCACCCACGACTTCGAGCTGGCCATCCAGGCGGGCGCCACGCAGGTTCGCGTGGGCACCGCCCTCTTCGGCGAGCGCACCTGA
- a CDS encoding Maf family protein, which translates to MHTHADQTLLVLASGSPRRRDFLSQLGLTFTVSAADIDETPHPGEEARAYVLRLAREKARVVAARSPGAWVLAADTTVAVGTELLGKPQSPDEAHEMLSRLSGKTHDVFTGVALAGRHEEALAVHTRVTFRALSAAEIAWYVSTGEPVDRAGAYAIQGKGGFLVASVDGSPTNVVGLPLGETLALMERAGVPLAWKR; encoded by the coding sequence ATGCACACGCACGCTGATCAAACGTTGCTCGTCCTGGCCTCGGGTTCTCCCCGCCGCCGCGACTTCTTGTCGCAATTGGGACTCACTTTTACCGTCTCCGCGGCGGACATCGACGAAACGCCCCACCCGGGCGAGGAGGCCAGGGCCTACGTCCTGCGTCTGGCCCGCGAGAAGGCACGCGTCGTGGCCGCCCGTTCGCCGGGAGCCTGGGTGTTGGCCGCGGACACCACCGTGGCCGTGGGTACGGAGCTGCTCGGAAAGCCCCAGAGCCCGGACGAGGCCCACGAGATGCTCAGCCGGCTGTCGGGCAAGACACATGACGTGTTCACCGGCGTCGCGCTCGCGGGCCGTCACGAGGAGGCGCTGGCGGTGCACACCCGCGTCACCTTCCGCGCGCTGAGCGCCGCGGAGATTGCCTGGTACGTGAGCACCGGCGAGCCCGTGGACCGTGCGGGCGCCTACGCCATCCAGGGCAAGGGCGGCTTCCTCGTGGCCTCCGTGGACGGAAGCCCCACCAATGTCGTGGGCCTGCCGCTGGGAGAGACCCTCGCGCTGATGGAGCGCGCGGGCGTGCCCCTGGCCTGGAAGCGTTGA
- a CDS encoding peptidylprolyl isomerase produces MDGLNPRKVFSLLFIIGIAVVFTLQFGPGSTGFGASGPATTAPGSVATVNGKEIPLRDFATAWARQMNQLRAQGSPIPESVARQFGMHNQVLDRLVNTELLAQAAEQRGITPSDEELRKLIHQNTDFHAKEGGFDFARYQQVLRDFYRKTPQEFEGELRRQLAAQKMIEVVRSNAAVSEDEVRARYEKDGNQAKVVFARFLPTMYADKVAAPTAAQLAEWKKAHEKEIKDYFEANKFVYQQPERIRARQVLVKLPPEATAEQKAEALKKAEALKKELDGGKDFAAVARESSEDPGSKARGGDLGWVERGSWEPALANAAFSLKAGEVTPPVETKFGVHLVKVEEKQAAQDKKLEDVQDEIATTLFKQDRAKEQAKTEAQKALADAQAGKALKDLFPPEKEQPALLRFETETRPEAVQTDSFTAEGEAVPHLGPAPALAKAAFAASAPQVLGEVFPVGEGFVVAQVVERQKPDAAGFDQKKDALRTQAEQAKQIEVTDSFLKALKKNGNVVTNTEAIDSVVGAG; encoded by the coding sequence ATGGACGGTCTGAACCCCCGGAAGGTCTTCTCCCTGCTGTTCATCATCGGCATCGCGGTGGTGTTCACGTTGCAGTTCGGGCCGGGAAGCACCGGCTTTGGCGCCTCGGGACCGGCCACCACGGCCCCCGGCTCGGTCGCCACCGTGAACGGCAAGGAAATTCCGCTGCGCGACTTCGCCACCGCCTGGGCCCGGCAGATGAATCAGCTGCGCGCCCAGGGCAGCCCCATCCCTGAGTCCGTGGCACGCCAGTTCGGCATGCACAACCAGGTGCTCGACAGGTTGGTGAACACGGAACTGCTCGCCCAGGCGGCCGAGCAGCGTGGCATCACCCCGTCCGACGAGGAGCTGCGCAAGCTCATCCACCAGAACACGGACTTCCACGCCAAGGAGGGCGGGTTCGACTTCGCGCGCTACCAGCAGGTGCTGCGCGACTTCTACCGGAAGACGCCGCAGGAGTTCGAGGGTGAGCTGCGCCGCCAGCTGGCCGCCCAGAAGATGATCGAGGTCGTCCGCTCCAACGCGGCCGTCTCCGAGGACGAGGTCCGGGCCCGCTACGAGAAGGACGGCAACCAGGCCAAGGTCGTCTTCGCGCGCTTCCTGCCCACCATGTACGCGGACAAGGTCGCGGCGCCCACCGCCGCCCAGCTCGCCGAGTGGAAGAAGGCGCACGAGAAGGAGATCAAGGACTACTTCGAGGCCAACAAGTTCGTGTACCAGCAGCCCGAGCGCATCCGCGCCCGTCAGGTGCTGGTGAAGCTGCCCCCGGAGGCCACCGCCGAGCAGAAGGCGGAGGCCCTGAAGAAGGCCGAGGCCCTGAAGAAGGAGCTCGACGGCGGCAAGGACTTCGCCGCGGTGGCTCGCGAGAGCAGCGAGGACCCGGGCAGCAAGGCGCGCGGTGGCGACCTGGGCTGGGTGGAGCGCGGCAGCTGGGAGCCGGCGCTGGCGAACGCGGCGTTCTCGCTCAAGGCCGGAGAAGTCACTCCGCCGGTGGAGACGAAGTTCGGCGTGCACCTGGTGAAGGTGGAGGAGAAGCAGGCGGCCCAGGACAAGAAGCTGGAAGACGTCCAGGACGAGATTGCCACGACCCTCTTCAAGCAGGACCGCGCGAAGGAGCAGGCGAAGACGGAGGCCCAGAAGGCCCTGGCCGACGCGCAGGCGGGCAAGGCGCTGAAGGACCTCTTCCCGCCGGAGAAGGAGCAGCCCGCGCTGCTGCGCTTCGAGACGGAGACGCGTCCGGAGGCCGTGCAGACGGACAGCTTCACGGCCGAGGGTGAGGCGGTGCCGCACCTGGGCCCCGCGCCCGCGCTGGCGAAGGCGGCCTTCGCGGCCAGTGCTCCGCAGGTGCTGGGTGAGGTCTTCCCGGTGGGCGAGGGCTTCGTCGTGGCGCAGGTGGTGGAGCGTCAGAAGCCGGATGCCGCGGGCTTCGACCAGAAGAAGGACGCGCTGCGCACCCAGGCCGAGCAGGCCAAGCAGATCGAGGTGACGGACTCCTTCCTCAAGGCGCTGAAGAAGAACGGCAACGTGGTGACGAACACCGAGGCCATCGACTCGGTGGTGGGCGCGGGGTAG
- a CDS encoding DUF3108 domain-containing protein translates to MPTQSNWGFAAVVAGLVWSASALAQQAPTTSAFSPGEQAQYRVKYFGVTAGTAQVTVGAPMKQWGVDVWPIVAVARSDALIGVWPIKDKFVSYWQADTQRVVGSELHADENGKRRRQRIQMMPDGKSAHVVKQREGEAARESTAELVEGTLDVTGATFALRNQTLVVGGEYAYPVFTGSKSFTMRAKVESRETLETELGEQEVFKTRVQAEFGGNLNTKRDMVVYFTADSRHVLVRVEADLVLGTVVAEITDYQPGRAVTVARAEGGGG, encoded by the coding sequence ATGCCTACGCAGTCCAATTGGGGGTTCGCGGCGGTGGTTGCGGGCCTGGTCTGGTCCGCATCGGCCCTGGCACAGCAAGCCCCCACGACCTCGGCGTTCAGCCCCGGTGAGCAGGCCCAGTATCGCGTGAAGTACTTCGGCGTCACGGCCGGCACCGCGCAGGTGACGGTGGGCGCCCCCATGAAGCAATGGGGTGTGGATGTGTGGCCCATCGTCGCCGTGGCGCGCTCGGACGCGCTCATCGGGGTCTGGCCCATCAAGGACAAGTTCGTGTCCTACTGGCAGGCGGACACCCAGCGGGTGGTGGGCAGCGAGCTGCACGCGGACGAGAACGGCAAGCGCCGCCGCCAGCGCATCCAGATGATGCCGGATGGCAAGAGCGCGCACGTCGTGAAGCAGCGGGAAGGCGAGGCCGCGCGCGAGTCCACCGCGGAGCTCGTCGAGGGCACGCTGGACGTGACGGGCGCGACCTTCGCGCTGCGCAACCAGACCCTGGTCGTCGGCGGCGAGTATGCCTATCCGGTGTTCACCGGCAGCAAGAGCTTCACGATGCGCGCGAAGGTGGAGTCGCGCGAGACGCTCGAGACGGAGCTCGGAGAGCAGGAGGTCTTCAAGACCCGGGTGCAGGCGGAGTTCGGCGGCAACCTGAACACGAAGCGGGACATGGTCGTCTACTTCACGGCCGACAGCCGGCATGTGCTGGTGCGTGTGGAAGCGGACCTGGTCCTGGGCACGGTGGTGGCGGAAATCACGGACTATCAACCCGGGCGCGCCGTGACGGTGGCGCGCGCGGAGGGCGGTGGCGGGTAG
- a CDS encoding DUF4091 domain-containing protein, whose translation MGAEWAWVVMAAMAATQQEAVVVSPLVKVRPGASLQGPRQARVSVARGECEGVQVVLPGTVRQLKVPSLFLKGPGEPLRAAVWREGYLDVAVPSNAQGAKGAWPDPLLPVSAPVENPELPAVLYVEVCAPEGQEPGTYRGKLRARIDSREQVSVPFTVEVQPFVLPATSSLPTSFGISQLSIARGHGLSAESPEARALLRAYARMLLEHRVSAHGMSMSPPPVRFEDGRAVVDWREYDAEMAPFLDGSLLPSGARFTTTDLRDNKKASTEAERVAYYRAFVEHFRKKDWPTQLFFYAKDEPKPQDVPLVLTQSRRVREAGGARVLITTPLDGELSDAADILAPTLNCFFPRPGPATCRAIHTVTELRKQLHSGTQVWWYQSCNSHGCNGGPSTEAAQERAYSGWASYMVDHSAMLNRAMGPLAFVNGVDGELYFDTVFAYNTKKDPWKDLFEFGGNGDGTFFYPGTPARLGDSRHQPVPSLRLKHLRDGLEDFEYLRLLARLGDEKFARDAARQLVRSGWDIRQDAREWAQVRQVVTARLRQRWSTSEFAKRSGRHTPESTP comes from the coding sequence ATGGGCGCGGAATGGGCGTGGGTGGTGATGGCGGCGATGGCCGCCACGCAGCAGGAAGCCGTGGTGGTGTCCCCCCTGGTCAAGGTGAGACCTGGAGCCTCGCTCCAGGGCCCTCGCCAGGCCCGGGTGAGCGTGGCGCGCGGTGAGTGCGAGGGAGTGCAGGTGGTGCTCCCCGGCACCGTGCGGCAGTTGAAAGTCCCCTCGCTGTTCCTCAAGGGCCCTGGCGAGCCGCTGCGCGCCGCGGTCTGGCGCGAGGGATACCTGGACGTGGCGGTGCCCTCCAACGCGCAGGGCGCCAAGGGCGCGTGGCCCGACCCACTTCTCCCGGTGAGCGCGCCCGTCGAGAACCCGGAGTTGCCCGCGGTCCTCTACGTCGAGGTCTGCGCTCCCGAGGGCCAGGAGCCCGGCACATACCGAGGCAAGCTGCGCGCGCGCATCGACTCACGCGAACAAGTCTCGGTGCCCTTCACGGTGGAGGTGCAGCCCTTCGTGCTTCCGGCGACGTCTTCGCTGCCCACGAGCTTCGGCATCTCGCAGTTGAGCATCGCCCGAGGCCATGGGCTGAGCGCGGAATCGCCCGAGGCGCGGGCCCTGCTGCGAGCGTATGCGCGCATGCTGTTGGAGCACCGCGTGAGTGCGCACGGCATGAGCATGTCACCGCCGCCGGTGCGCTTCGAGGACGGCCGGGCCGTCGTCGACTGGCGGGAGTACGACGCGGAGATGGCGCCCTTCCTCGACGGGAGCCTGCTGCCCTCCGGTGCCCGCTTCACCACGACGGACCTGCGCGACAACAAGAAGGCGAGCACCGAGGCGGAGCGCGTCGCGTACTACCGCGCCTTCGTGGAGCACTTCCGGAAGAAGGACTGGCCCACCCAGCTCTTCTTCTACGCCAAGGACGAACCCAAGCCGCAGGACGTGCCGCTGGTGCTGACCCAGTCGCGCCGCGTCCGCGAAGCCGGGGGTGCCCGAGTACTCATCACCACGCCGCTGGATGGCGAGCTCTCCGACGCCGCGGACATCCTCGCGCCCACGCTCAACTGCTTCTTCCCCCGCCCCGGCCCCGCGACGTGCCGCGCCATCCACACCGTCACCGAGCTGCGCAAGCAACTGCACTCTGGAACCCAGGTGTGGTGGTATCAGAGTTGCAATTCCCATGGCTGCAACGGGGGCCCGTCGACGGAGGCCGCGCAGGAGCGAGCCTACAGCGGCTGGGCCTCGTACATGGTGGACCACTCCGCCATGCTCAACCGGGCCATGGGGCCGTTGGCGTTCGTCAACGGCGTGGACGGCGAGCTCTATTTCGACACCGTCTTCGCCTACAACACGAAGAAGGACCCCTGGAAGGACCTCTTCGAGTTCGGCGGCAACGGAGACGGGACGTTCTTCTACCCAGGGACGCCCGCGCGCCTGGGAGATTCTCGACACCAGCCCGTGCCTTCATTGCGTCTCAAGCACTTGCGAGATGGCCTGGAGGACTTTGAGTACCTGCGGCTGCTCGCCAGGCTGGGCGACGAGAAGTTCGCCCGAGACGCGGCGCGCCAGCTCGTCCGGTCCGGTTGGGACATCCGCCAGGATGCGAGAGAATGGGCCCAGGTCCGCCAGGTCGTGACGGCGCGGCTCCGGCAGCGATGGTCCACCTCCGAATTTGCGAAGCGCTCGGGCCGTCACACGCCCGAGAGCACCCCGTAG
- a CDS encoding OprO/OprP family phosphate-selective porin: MRAAPMPARPRSVPSSLLLCSTLMLSAAVARADDPASAGESPPAPASASAPAASEPASPAPADAPASPPSPTPAPSPDATPAPVAEQPAPVSLFPKRPKLEAFFTSYGELQFAYFNHGLNQNRARGSQRDSRVEFDTTRLVVELKGVLPDYGLEAEVEVEFEHGGTGTAMELEYEEFGEFEQELDKGGEILVEELFLSKKLGQNASLTVGRFYVAVGTLSEFSRPIDYLGTSRDEAETSIIPNTWDEMGLRLRYKFPWGLRLTGQLVNGLDSTGFSSRNWVVGGHQRRFEVQRATDMAVVVRADVTHFDGFIFGASAYYGDTTRNRPKADLVKNCEDGNNEAEVAPCGYVSAPLTILDAHLSVRKGPWSAKALVMWGHLKNAEAISQRNARLSNLLGVQRTPVSDNALAVWGEVGYDIAPVVGLDGDHQLFPFVRYDYVDSQFKPRAELFDNPRFRRSVYTVGVSYQLMNVAFAKLDFGHRRLGSSVYRPENTLRIATGFNY, translated from the coding sequence GTGCGCGCCGCACCAATGCCCGCACGTCCTCGCTCCGTTCCGTCGTCGCTGTTGCTCTGTTCCACCCTGATGCTCTCCGCGGCGGTCGCCCGCGCGGACGACCCCGCCAGCGCAGGGGAGTCGCCCCCGGCGCCAGCGAGTGCCTCCGCGCCCGCGGCTTCGGAGCCGGCGAGCCCCGCGCCCGCTGATGCGCCGGCCTCGCCCCCGAGCCCGACGCCCGCGCCCTCCCCGGACGCGACGCCCGCCCCGGTGGCGGAGCAGCCCGCTCCCGTGTCGCTGTTTCCGAAGCGTCCGAAGCTGGAGGCGTTCTTCACGTCGTACGGGGAGCTTCAGTTCGCGTACTTCAACCACGGGCTCAACCAGAACCGGGCTCGCGGCTCGCAGCGCGACTCACGCGTGGAGTTCGATACGACGCGTCTGGTGGTGGAGCTGAAGGGCGTGCTGCCCGACTACGGCCTCGAAGCGGAGGTCGAGGTCGAGTTCGAGCACGGCGGCACCGGCACCGCGATGGAGCTCGAGTACGAGGAGTTCGGCGAGTTCGAGCAGGAGCTGGACAAGGGCGGCGAGATCCTGGTGGAGGAGTTGTTTCTCTCCAAGAAGCTGGGCCAGAACGCGTCGCTCACGGTGGGCCGCTTCTATGTCGCGGTGGGGACGCTGAGTGAGTTCTCGCGCCCCATCGACTACCTGGGCACCAGCCGCGACGAGGCGGAGACGAGCATCATCCCCAACACGTGGGACGAGATGGGCTTGCGCCTGCGCTACAAGTTCCCCTGGGGACTGCGCCTCACCGGACAGCTGGTCAACGGGCTGGACTCCACGGGCTTCAGCTCGCGGAACTGGGTGGTGGGCGGGCATCAGCGCCGCTTCGAGGTGCAGCGCGCCACGGACATGGCCGTGGTGGTGCGCGCCGACGTCACCCACTTCGATGGGTTCATCTTTGGCGCCTCCGCCTACTACGGCGACACCACGCGCAACCGCCCGAAGGCGGACCTGGTGAAGAACTGCGAGGACGGAAACAACGAAGCGGAGGTCGCGCCGTGCGGCTATGTGTCCGCGCCGCTGACCATCCTCGATGCGCACCTCTCGGTGCGCAAGGGGCCGTGGAGCGCGAAGGCACTGGTGATGTGGGGCCATCTGAAGAACGCGGAGGCCATCTCGCAGCGCAACGCGCGCCTATCCAATCTGCTCGGCGTGCAGCGCACGCCGGTGTCCGACAACGCGTTGGCCGTGTGGGGCGAGGTTGGCTACGACATCGCGCCCGTCGTCGGCCTCGATGGTGACCACCAGCTCTTCCCGTTCGTCCGTTACGACTACGTCGATTCGCAGTTCAAGCCGCGCGCGGAGCTGTTCGACAACCCTCGCTTCCGCCGCTCCGTCTACACGGTGGGCGTCTCGTACCAGTTGATGAACGTGGCCTTCGCGAAGCTCGACTTCGGCCATCGGCGCCTGGGCTCCTCCGTCTACCGCCCGGAGAACACCCTGCGAATCGCCACGGGCTTCAACTACTGA
- the mreC gene encoding rod shape-determining protein MreC has product MLSLLKRYRRPLIVGALLLYPLVAFLLSGRKGRDPNPIDRAVIAVTSPVQQALTASIEGSVSAVRHYLDLRGVRQENDALRLENLQLRASVQALGESRTENERLRKLLGYAEAAAGPEIPARVVGVNPVAKLLSVRISGGEKDGVFRGMSVVTPDGIVGQVIRATGSYSDVALVTDPQSRVAVRVQRSRARGTASGAGNGPLKLENMLRTEDVDNGDLIITSGTDGIYPPGLVVGRVTNLEKKEHGMFQGADIVPAVDTSKLEEVLVVGSPYSAMAQGSAAEGASK; this is encoded by the coding sequence GTGCTGTCGCTCCTCAAGCGATATCGGCGCCCCCTCATCGTCGGGGCCCTGTTGCTCTACCCTCTGGTCGCCTTCCTGTTGAGCGGGCGCAAGGGCAGGGACCCCAACCCCATTGACCGGGCCGTCATCGCGGTGACGTCCCCCGTCCAGCAGGCCCTCACGGCCAGCATCGAAGGGTCGGTGTCGGCCGTGCGCCACTACCTGGACCTGCGTGGGGTGCGTCAGGAGAACGACGCCCTGCGGCTGGAGAACCTCCAGCTGAGGGCCTCGGTCCAGGCGCTGGGGGAGTCGCGCACGGAGAACGAGCGGCTGCGCAAGCTCCTGGGCTACGCGGAGGCGGCGGCCGGACCGGAGATTCCCGCGCGGGTGGTGGGCGTCAACCCGGTGGCCAAGCTCTTGTCGGTGCGCATCAGTGGCGGTGAGAAGGACGGCGTGTTCCGGGGCATGTCGGTGGTGACGCCGGACGGAATCGTGGGGCAGGTCATCCGGGCGACCGGGAGCTACTCGGACGTGGCGCTGGTGACGGACCCGCAGAGCCGGGTGGCGGTGAGGGTGCAACGCTCGCGTGCGCGCGGAACTGCCTCGGGGGCGGGTAATGGGCCCCTGAAGCTGGAGAACATGCTTCGCACCGAGGACGTGGACAACGGCGACCTCATCATTACGTCCGGCACGGATGGCATCTATCCTCCCGGGCTCGTGGTAGGCCGGGTGACGAACCTGGAGAAGAAGGAGCACGGCATGTTCCAGGGGGCGGACATCGTGCCGGCGGTGGACACCAGCAAGCTGGAGGAGGTGCTGGTGGTGGGCAGCCCGTACAGCGCCATGGCGCAGGGCAGCGCGGCGGAGGGCGCGTCGAAATGA
- a CDS encoding sensor domain-containing diguanylate cyclase, whose amino-acid sequence MNPADLLSAMKRTVEQLAAYNEMAKALTSTLELREVLALVMQKVSSLLLPRNWSLILLDERTGKLSFEIAVGEGAGVLKGLQLNPGEGIAGAVFSSGVARLVHDVGGDPSFSPRFDEASAFHTRSILAVPLLSRGHVLGVIELVNGPTDPPFSNDDLTTLTAIADYAAIAIENARNFRRVQELTITDEHTGCYNARHLRALLDTEVKRSARFRHPLSLVFLDLDHFKSVNDRHGHLMGSATLKEVGDLLMAQGRNGLDAVFRYGGDEFAILLVETDQEGATQIAQRVCDAFRGRSFLVDHGLDVRVTASVGVATFPEHATSAVDLIRSADFAMYAAKARGRDGICVAEPSSPDTSGGGSDVPVR is encoded by the coding sequence ATGAATCCCGCGGACCTCCTGTCGGCCATGAAGCGGACAGTGGAGCAACTGGCCGCCTACAACGAGATGGCGAAGGCGTTGACGTCCACGCTGGAGCTGCGCGAGGTGCTCGCGCTCGTGATGCAGAAGGTCAGCAGCCTGCTGCTGCCTCGCAACTGGTCGCTCATCCTCCTGGATGAGCGCACTGGAAAGCTCTCCTTCGAAATCGCCGTGGGCGAGGGCGCGGGCGTCCTCAAGGGCCTCCAGCTCAACCCCGGAGAAGGCATCGCCGGCGCCGTCTTCTCCTCGGGCGTGGCGCGGCTCGTCCACGATGTGGGCGGAGACCCCAGCTTCTCGCCCCGCTTCGACGAGGCGTCCGCCTTCCACACCCGCTCCATCCTCGCGGTGCCGCTCCTGTCGAGGGGCCACGTGCTGGGCGTCATCGAGCTGGTCAACGGCCCCACCGACCCGCCGTTCTCCAATGACGACCTCACCACGCTGACGGCCATCGCGGACTACGCGGCCATCGCCATCGAGAACGCGCGCAACTTCCGCCGGGTGCAGGAGCTCACGATTACGGACGAGCACACCGGCTGCTACAACGCCCGGCACCTGCGCGCGCTGCTGGACACGGAGGTGAAGCGCTCGGCGCGCTTCCGCCATCCGCTGTCGCTCGTGTTCCTGGACCTGGACCACTTCAAGAGCGTCAACGACCGGCACGGGCACTTGATGGGCAGCGCCACGCTCAAGGAAGTGGGCGACCTGCTCATGGCCCAGGGCCGCAACGGCCTGGATGCCGTCTTCCGCTACGGCGGCGACGAGTTCGCCATCCTCCTGGTGGAGACGGACCAGGAGGGCGCGACGCAAATCGCCCAGCGCGTGTGCGACGCGTTCCGTGGCCGCTCCTTCCTCGTCGACCACGGGTTGGACGTGCGCGTCACCGCCAGCGTGGGCGTGGCCACGTTCCCGGAGCACGCCACCTCCGCGGTGGACCTCATCCGCTCGGCCGACTTCGCCATGTACGCGGCCAAGGCGCGGGGCCGTGACGGCATCTGCGTCGCGGAGCCCTCCAGCCCCGACACGAGCGGCGGCGGCTCCGACGTCCCCGTGCGCTGA